One segment of Dolichospermum sp. DET69 DNA contains the following:
- a CDS encoding ATP-binding protein: MKLGITRFFQACNPSKTLVIGKAEDRQYYIDFSQVRGAKVIDQLRRAIARISPEDPTCQLFTGHIGCGKSTELLRLKAELEQEDFHVVYFESSQSLDMADVDITDILLAIAGEVSKSLAAVKINVKPGYFKNLFKEVSDLFTTPIDIDLEAELSLGIAKITAKTRENDKSRSQVKQCLEPRTNGILDSINQDIIQTAQEKLKQQGKKGLVIIVDGLDKIDNTLKPNNQFQPEYLFAERGDKLKGLKCHVVYTIPLVLVYSNALARLRDRFNASPKVLPMVAAKQRDESDFTLGIKLLQKMIMVRAFPYSQINWDDWEDNQDLITQVFDSVDTLERLCKVSGGHLRSLLSLLYTCLQNDDLPITSDCLETVIRKECNILSLGIDNDEWQLLKDVSQTKSIAGHEEYNILIRDLFVFEYIENDVSWFDINPILQESPKFKS, translated from the coding sequence ATGAAACTGGGCATAACAAGGTTTTTTCAGGCTTGCAACCCTTCTAAGACGCTAGTAATAGGGAAAGCTGAAGATAGACAATATTATATTGATTTTTCTCAAGTTCGTGGTGCAAAAGTTATTGATCAATTAAGACGGGCGATCGCTAGAATATCACCTGAAGATCCGACCTGTCAATTATTTACAGGACATATTGGTTGCGGTAAATCTACAGAATTACTGAGATTAAAAGCAGAATTAGAACAGGAGGATTTTCATGTAGTCTATTTTGAGTCTAGCCAAAGTTTAGACATGGCAGATGTTGATATTACAGATATTTTATTAGCTATAGCTGGAGAAGTCAGCAAAAGTTTAGCAGCAGTTAAAATTAATGTTAAACCTGGATATTTTAAAAATTTGTTTAAAGAAGTATCTGACCTTTTCACAACTCCCATTGATATAGATTTAGAAGCCGAATTATCTTTAGGCATTGCTAAAATTACCGCGAAAACCAGAGAGAATGATAAAAGTCGTAGTCAAGTAAAACAATGTTTAGAACCACGGACTAATGGAATTTTAGACTCTATTAATCAAGACATCATTCAAACTGCCCAAGAAAAACTCAAACAGCAAGGTAAAAAAGGTTTAGTAATTATTGTTGATGGATTAGATAAAATAGATAATACTCTCAAACCAAATAATCAATTTCAACCAGAATATCTTTTTGCTGAACGTGGTGATAAATTAAAGGGTTTAAAATGTCATGTTGTTTATACAATTCCTTTAGTATTAGTCTATTCTAATGCTTTAGCTAGATTGAGAGATCGTTTTAATGCCAGTCCCAAAGTTTTACCAATGGTAGCAGCAAAACAAAGAGATGAATCTGATTTTACTTTAGGAATTAAACTTTTACAAAAAATGATCATGGTGAGGGCTTTTCCTTATTCTCAGATCAATTGGGATGACTGGGAAGATAACCAGGATTTAATTACCCAAGTTTTTGATAGTGTGGATACTTTAGAAAGACTATGTAAAGTTAGTGGCGGTCATTTACGCAGTTTGTTATCTTTATTATATACTTGTTTGCAAAATGATGATCTACCAATTACTAGTGACTGCTTAGAAACAGTGATTAGAAAAGAGTGTAATATCTTATCTCTGGGGATTGATAATGATGAATGGCAATTATTAAAGGATGTGTCACAAACTAAAAGCATTGCAGGTCATGAAGAATATAATATATTAATTCGTGATTTGTTTGTTTTTGAATATATAGAAAATGATGTATCTTGGTTTGACATTAATCCAATTTTACAAGAATCACCAAAATTTAAGTCATGA